One Triticum dicoccoides isolate Atlit2015 ecotype Zavitan chromosome 5B, WEW_v2.0, whole genome shotgun sequence genomic window carries:
- the LOC119312761 gene encoding uncharacterized protein LOC119312761, which translates to MEPPVAKKATQPEEEDRLSVLMDDVLLSILRKVDISTTVRTSSLSTRWRKLPWLLPELSIDVRHFLPVPCPDSITANDCQQAMVALTKAAKCLLAKPHRQSTITTLQLKLYLISTFLSDIGPLLGDVIDSGLLKDLDLCLLDDLKPGDSSELHMIQLAKDMYGFFNVYPSVFGCLTRLSLHGVCFIELDMHHLLFDCCTQLKHLSLHYCDAGRRSVWKIDAPDSKLSVLEIDTCCFERIELVCLPELEKLHWDTWVSEYIPLLFGDVPSLGELKLSSALTYYNTVFKLSELLHGTTSIHTLTLDFQGENLWIQPEMKQLCTAFNKLRKLTLRGIFVEFDIIWTTAFLEAAPSMEILIIEVWDHACSAFVNDEERMSVFAERKNPHWEMDFHCSKNGLLKELQFVGFRSLEQQFAFIRALLDRAPNLQTILLKGAEQCKYCDALDTKSCCSTESSFPKSEDEQELVVRRITDGKSSPRVIFHE; encoded by the exons ATGGAGCCCCCCGTGGCCAAGAAAGCGACG CAACCAGAGGAGGAAGATAGGTTGAGCGTGCTGATGGATGATGTTTTACTGTCTATCTTGCGGAAAGTCGACATAAGCACCACTGTAAGGACAAGTTCGCTGTCAACGCGGTGGAGGAAGCTGCCCTGGCTGCTGCCTGAGCTCAGCATTGATGTCAGGCATTTCCTACCTGTTCCATGCCCAGACTCGATCACGGCAAATGACTGTCAGCAAGCTATGGTGGCTCTAAccaaagcagccaagtgtttgcttGCTAAACCTCACAGACAATCCACCATCACAACTCTGCAGCTTAAGCTCTACTTGATCAGCACTTTCTTGAGCGACATTGGCCCTCTATTAGGTGATGTGATCGACAGTGGTTTGCTGAAAGATTTGGACCTTTGCCTGCTTGATGATCTGAAACCTGGTGACTCTTCTGAGTTGCACATGATACAGCTCGCCAAAGACATGTATGGTTTCTTCAATGTCTACCCCAGTGTGTTTGGTTGCCTCACAAGACTTTCTCTGCATGGTGTTTGTTTTATCGAGTTGGATATGCACCATCTCCTGTTTGACTGCTGCACACAGCTGAAGCATCTAAGCCTCCATTATTGTGATGCTGGTCGCCGCTCTGTGTGGAAGATAGATGCACCAGACTCAAAACTCAGTGTTCTGGAAATCGACACATGTTGCTTTGAGAGAATTGAGTTGGTCTGCCTTCCAGAACTGGAGAAGCTCCATTGGGATACTTGGGTGTCTGAATATATCCCCTTGTTGTTTGGTGATGTCCCGTCTCTTGGGGAACTAAAACTCTCATCTGCTTTAACATACTATAATACAGTATTTAAATTAAGTGAGCTTCTACATGGAACCACAAGCATACATACTCTTACATTGGATTTCCAAGGAGAAAAC CTTTGGATCCAACCTGAAATGAAGCAACTCTGCACCGCATTCAACAAGCTAAGGAAGCTGACTTTGCGTGGTATCTTTGTTGAATTTGACATTATATGGACAACAGCCTTCCTTGAGGCGGCACCCTCCATGGAAATATTAATTATTGAG GTATGGGACCATGCATGCAGCGCATTTGTGAACGATGAGGAGAGAATGTCGGTATTTGCAGAAAGGAAAAACCCTCATTGGGAGATGGACTTCCATTGCTCCAAGAACGGGCTACTGAAAGAGCTCCAGTTTGTCGGCTTTAGATCGCTAGAACAGCAGTTTGCGTTTATAAGGGCCTTGCTGGACCGAGCTCCCAACTTGCAGACGATACTTCTCAAAGGAGCCGAGCAATGCAAGTACTGCGATGCCCTTGATACCAAGTCGTGTTGTTCAACAGAGTCTTCCTTTCCAAAGAGTGAGGATGAGCAAGAACTGGTGGTGAGGCGAATCACAGATGGCAAATCCTCACCCCGGGTGATTTTCCATGAATGA
- the LOC119312763 gene encoding receptor-like protein 2 translates to MAKCGLLILFLAFLLPAARATSCHLDDLRALRGFAGNLSGGAVLLRAAWSGASCCGWEGVSCDGTSGRVTALRLPGHGLVGPIPGASLAGLARLEELNLANNKLVGTIPSWIGELDHLCYLDLSDNSLVGEVPESLIQLKGLVIAGRSLGTAFTNMPLYVKSNRRTLDEQPNTITGSNNTVRSGSTNVVSGNDNTVISGNNNNVAGSNNTVVTGNDNTITGSNHVVSGNKHIVTDNNNVVSGNDNNVFGSFHTVSGSHNTVSGTNNTVSGSNHVVSGSNKVVGDE, encoded by the coding sequence ATGGCGAAATGCGGGCTGCTGATCCTGTTCTTGGCATTCCTCTTGCCGGCGGCGCGTGCGACGTCGTGCCACCTCGACGACCTCCGTGCGTTACGGGGCTTCGCCGGAAACCTCAGCGGTGGGGCTGTCCTCCTCCGTGCTGCCTGGTCCGGTGCATCCTGCTGCGGCTGGGAGGGCGTGAGCTGCGACGGCACTAGCGGTCGTGTCACGGCACTGCGGCTCCCTGGGCACGGCCTTGTGGGGCCCATCCCAGGAGCATCCTTGGCAGGTCTCGCACGGCTGGAGGAGCTCAACCTTGCCAACAACAAACTGGTCGGCACTATCCCATCGTGGATTGGTGAGCTTGATCACCTTTGCTACTTGGATCTCTCGGATAATTCATTGGTTGGTGAGGTACCCGAGAGTTTGATACAGCTCAAGGGGCTCGTCATAGCTGGTCGTTCACTGGGTACGGCTTTTACTAATATGCCATTGTATGTCAAGAGCAACAGAAGAACACTCGATGAACAACCAAACACAATAACTGGGAGCAACAACACTGTCAGATCTGGAAGCACCAATGTTGTTTCTGGGAACGACAACACTGTCATATCCGGGAATAACAACAATGTGGCTGGGAGCAACAACACTGTCGTAACCGGGAACGACAATACCATAACTGGTAGCAACCATGTTGTATCTGGGAACAAACATATCGTAACTGACAATAACAATGTTGTATCCGGGAACGACAATAATGTATTCGGGAGCTTCCATACCGTATCCGGGAGCCACAATACCGTATCTGGGACCAACAACACCGTATCTGGGAGCAACCATGTCGTATCTGGGAGCAACAAAGTCGTAGGAGATGAATGA